In a single window of the Rhodamnia argentea isolate NSW1041297 chromosome 2, ASM2092103v1, whole genome shotgun sequence genome:
- the LOC115752662 gene encoding mannosyl-oligosaccharide 1,2-alpha-mannosidase MNS1 — MARTRSSSASASSGWRYCNPSYYLKRPKRLALLFIGFVCVTFVVWDRQTLVREHEVDISKLKEEAKELRNLVEEYKSKHGDVVERRKDGDSSKKLALPVEPIDDERREKVKEAMLHAWSSYEKYAWGNDELQPQSRQGVNSFGGLGATLVDSLDTLYIMGLKEEFQRAREWVANSLDFNKDYEASVFETTIRVVGGLLSAYDLSDDEVFLEKARDIADRLLPAWNTPSGIPYNVINLARGNAHNPGWTGGNSILADSGTEQLELIALSQRTGDPKYQQKAENVISALNRSFPDDGLLPIYINPESGTSSYSAITFGAMGDSFYEYLLKVWIQGNKTAAVRPYREMWERSMKGLLSLIRKTTPSSFTYICEKNGPSLTDKMDELACFAPGMLALGSFGYGPEESQKFLSLAEELAWTCYNFYQSTRTKLAGENYFFHAGEDMSVGTSWNILRPETVESLFYLWRLTGNNTYKEWGWNIFQAFEKNSRVEAGYVGLKDVNTGIKDNMMQSFFLAETLKYLYLLFSPSSVISLDEWVFNTEAHPIRIVPRNDAMNLAKPDEQQKPTIRLRNRKAGRSRVGDYKN, encoded by the exons ATGGCTAGGACCAGATCGTCGTCGGCGTCGGCGTCGAGCGGGTGGAGGTACTGTAACCCCTCGTATTACTTGAAGAGGCCCAAGAGGCTGGCTTTGCTCTTCATTGGCTTTGTTTGCGTCACTTTCGTGGTGTGGGATCGCCAGACTCTTGTCAGGGAACACGAG GTAGATATTTCAAAgttaaaagaagaagcaaaggagTTGCGGAATCTG GTGGAAGAGTATAAATCTAAACATGGAGACGTGGTTGAGAGACGCAAAGATGGTGATTCATCCAAGAAATTGGCTCTTCCAGTTGAGCCCATTGATGATGAACGGAGGGAGAAAGTGAAAGAGGCTATGCTCCACGCATGGAGCTCATATGAGAAATATGCGTGGGGAAATGATGAGCTTCAG CCACAGTCAAGGCAAGGAGTGAACAGTTTTGGTGGCCTTGGCGCAACTCTTGTAGATTCCCTTGATACACTGTATATTATGGGACTGAAAGAGGAGTTTCAAAGGGCAAGAGA GTGGGTTGCAAATTCTTTGGATTTTAACAAGGATTATGAGGCTAGTGTTTTTGAGACAACCATAAG GGTTGTAGGCGGACTTCTGAGTGCTTATGACCTTTCAGATGATGAAGTTTTTCTAGAGAAGGCTAGAGATATTGCGGATAGGCTTCTGCCTGCATGGAATACACCCTCTGGGATTCCATACAACGTTATCAACTTGGCGCGTGGGAATGCACATAACCCTGGATGGACTGGG GGAAACAGTATCCTGGCCGATTCTGGCACTGAACAGCTGGAGTTGATTGCTCTTTCTCAGAGAACAGGAGATCCAAAATATCAGCAGAAG GCGGAGAATGTCATATCTGCACTTAACCGAAGCTTTCCAGATGATGGTTTGCTGCCCATATACATTAATCCTGAGAGTGGCACATCTTCTTATTCAGCCATAACCTTTGGCGCCATGGGGGATAG CTTTTATGAATATTTGCTCAAAGTTTGGATACAAGGGAATAAAACTGCAGCTGTAAGGCCTTATAG GGAAATGTGGGAAAGATCAATGAAAGGTCTTTTGAGCTTGATTCGGAAAACAACACCATCATCTTTTACCTACATCTGTGAGAAGAACGGGCCCTCTTTAACTGACAAG ATGGATGAACTGGCATGCTTTGCTCCAGGTATGCTGGCTTTAGGATCATTTGGATATGGCCCAGAGGAGTCGCAGAAGTTTCTGTCTCTTGCAGAAGAG CTTGCGTGGACCTGTTATAACTTCTACCAGTCCACCCGGACAAAATTAGCAGGCGAAAACTACTTCTTTCATGCTGGGGAG GACATGAGTGTGGGTACATCGTGGAACATACTCAGACCAGAGACAGTTGAGTCGCTCTTTTACCTCTGGCGCTTGACTGGTAACAATACCTACAAGGAATGGGGTTGGAATATATTCCAAGCCTTTGAAAAGAACTCTCGTGTAGAAGCAGGATACGTTGGGCTCAAAGAT GTTAACACTGGAATCAAAGACAACATGATGCAAAGCTTCTTTCTCGCGGAGACACTTAAGTATCTCTACCTCCTATTCTCCCCCTCTTCAGTCATTTCCTTGGACGAATGGGTGTTCAACACAGAAGCGCACCCCATCAGAATCGTACCAAGGAACGACGCGATGAATCTTGCGAAACCGGACGAGCAACAGAAGCCGACGATTAGGTTGCGCAACAGGAAGGCGGGCCGATCACGAGTAGGTGATTACAAAAATTAG